The Desulfovulcanus ferrireducens genome includes a window with the following:
- a CDS encoding HD domain-containing protein produces MSSKQEKEINWKRLADFLFEVGMLRKTPRTGYQFLGSGKENVAEHSYRTAIIGYVLAGISGADKAKTALLCLFHDLQEARIGDFNYVYRIYNKCDSERALGDALEGTGFKNEILDLWRELEMVGSREAALAQDADQIDLILNLKEELDLGNKYAAKWLECALERLRTEEGKALARQIMHTDHTDWWFKGPDKSWWTKGNGRDEQGEQD; encoded by the coding sequence ATGAGCAGTAAACAGGAAAAAGAGATAAACTGGAAAAGACTCGCTGATTTTTTGTTTGAAGTGGGGATGTTAAGAAAAACTCCCCGCACCGGCTATCAGTTTCTGGGAAGTGGTAAGGAGAATGTGGCTGAACACTCATATAGGACAGCGATTATTGGTTATGTTCTAGCTGGAATTAGCGGCGCTGATAAAGCCAAAACCGCTCTGCTCTGTTTATTCCATGACTTGCAGGAGGCCAGAATTGGCGATTTTAACTATGTATACAGGATTTATAATAAATGTGATTCTGAACGGGCACTAGGTGATGCTCTGGAAGGAACCGGGTTTAAAAACGAAATTTTGGACCTGTGGCGCGAGTTGGAAATGGTAGGGAGCAGGGAAGCAGCCCTGGCCCAGGATGCGGATCAGATCGACCTCATTTTAAATTTGAAGGAAGAATTGGATTTGGGCAATAAATATGCAGCCAAATGGCTGGAGTGTGCCCTGGAGAGATTGCGAACAGAAGAGGGCAAGGCCCTGGCCAGACAAATTATGCACACTGACCATACGGATTGGTGGTTTAAGGGGCCGGATAAATCCTGGTGGACAAAGGGTAATGGGCGAGATGAGCAAGGTGAGCAAGATTAG